Genomic window (Desulforapulum autotrophicum HRM2):
CAACGAAGTTTGAAACGCCTTCATTGAAAATGCTTTGGTGGGTGTTTCATATAACCGGCATGGCCGGAGCAAGGTATCGCTTTCGGCAACTACGAATGATGAGACTCCTCTGTTTGCAATGCTTCGGTGGGAATTTCATATAAAAAAATCTATCACTTGTTTATCGAATTATTTATTTGGGAGTTTGACGTTGGAACCTATACAGGGATATCTTGAAATAATGGACAGGGGCTTTGGATTTCTACGCTCCATTGAAAAAAATTATCAGCCGGAGCCCGAAGATCCCTATGTCTCTATCCCGTTGATCAACCGGTTTGATCTCAGGGAGGGTAGTTTTATTGTGGGTGAGGGGGAAAGCAAGGGGGCCAAAAACAAAAATCTTGCACTGATAAGGGTTCATACGGTCAACGGCCTTTCCCTTGATGAATACACTAAGATCTCCCTGCTTCAGGAACAGACCAGCATTAACCCCATGGAGCGTTACACCATATGCCAGGGGCCTGATGACACCACGGGTAAGGCCCTTGATCTGATTGTTCCCATTGGCAAGGGCCAGCGTGGATTGATTATTTCGCCGCCAAAATCGGGTAAGACCACCATATTGAGGCACATGGCAAACTCGATTATCCTCAACCATCCAAAATCCAAGGTGTTTGTTCTCCTGGTGGATGAGCGGCCTGAAGAGGTGACGGATTTCAGGCGGGGGCTCAGGGAAGCACAGGTGTTCTATTCGTCGGCAGATCAGCAGATCTCCCACCACATGCGAATGACACGGCTTGCCATGCATACGGCCATCCGGTGTGCCGAAACAGGCCAGGACGCCGTGGTGTTCATCGATTCTTTGACCCGCATGACCCGGGCTTTTAACATCGAGACCAACAGCCATGGTAAAACAATGACCGGCGGGCTCGGGGCAAATGCCATGGCCTTTCCAAGGAAGATTTTTGGTGCGGCCAGAAATCTTGAGAGTGGTGGGTCGTTGACAATTCTGGCTACCATTCTTGTTGACACGGGAAGCCGGATGGACGACATCATTTTCCAGGAGTTCAAGGGAACGGGTAACATGGACCTGATGCTTTCAAGGGCCTGT
Coding sequences:
- the rho gene encoding transcription termination factor Rho, which translates into the protein MEPIQGYLEIMDRGFGFLRSIEKNYQPEPEDPYVSIPLINRFDLREGSFIVGEGESKGAKNKNLALIRVHTVNGLSLDEYTKISLLQEQTSINPMERYTICQGPDDTTGKALDLIVPIGKGQRGLIISPPKSGKTTILRHMANSIILNHPKSKVFVLLVDERPEEVTDFRRGLREAQVFYSSADQQISHHMRMTRLAMHTAIRCAETGQDAVVFIDSLTRMTRAFNIETNSHGKTMTGGLGANAMAFPRKIFGAARNLESGGSLTILATILVDTGSRMDDIIFQEFKGTGNMDLMLSRACAEQRVWPAININQSGTRKEDLLLDDQEYEETIRLRRELSGLDEVTAMQRFIEYLG